The stretch of DNA TGCGATCTCCGCACGCCGCGTCGCCCCGGTGGATGGTGGTGGCACCGGCACGCCACCGGCGCTGATCCTCCAAgccccgggcacccgcatgtccggcgggaccgggtactcggcctcgaaaaGGAGGCGAGCCTCGTCCTCGTGCAGATGACGGCGCTCGAATCCattcgccgccgcgccgtcgcctgggaAACGCTCGGCCATGCTTTCTCAACTGGTGACGGCGAGAGGAGGAAAGGGGGAGAAATGAGCGCGTCGTCGGTGGATGATCGGGGTGAGCCTCTCCGGCGCGTTTGCAGTCGGCTTTTATAGGCGGAGGCGCCGCGTGGTAGGCTTGGCCGGCGCGTTACGCGTGGCGTGATTGCGTGGCGGCCGAGGGACGCGCCGCCCAgccttcactgcgccgcccgtgaggcatcaatggaggctgaccggcgcggcagcgcgcggcagctttggcattgattcgccgcgggaaacgaggcgatgaggacgacgaaagGGCGAGAAGAGGGTAgagtcgctgacgcggcgggcccACGGTCTTCGCGCCAAAAACGATTCGCCTGGCGCCCCCGAGCGGCCTCCAGCGCGTCGGGTTCGGGTTGGGTCCGCCGGCGCCAGTTTCGGCTCGAGCCGGCGAAAACTGGGCTCTTGGGGGCGtgactgggccgattttttggCACCGGCGAACGAAAAGACGGCTGAGGGGACTTTTTgagggcgcggctggagatgccctaataaCACCTTGAGAAAGGAACACGACACACCTGCAAGCATCACTGCCGGTGAAATCGTCCAACACCGATTATGACTTTTACTTATCTCCCACACCCCCAACAAGAACATCGATGATGCAAAAAGGAGTTGGGTTGGGGCATGGGATCGGGGGTTGGTCTCCTATGTGCCCAAAATATTTTTAAAGGGATATGAACAAAAAATTGTGAGGTGGACATGAGTTGGAATCAGAGCTGCGACTAATGTCGACTCCTCACCTGAAAAACGTTAATTCACGCAGGTTTGTTACGATTGGCTCGAGGAGGAAATGAATCCAGTTCCTTTGGATGTCGACCTAATGGTGAGGAAAGAAAGCGACCGATTGAAATGTTTTTGGAAACAAAGAGCGACTCTGTAAAAAGGGATAACCACTCTTTTTTCTATTCCTTTGTATCGAAAAAGACtcttaggcctcctttggttcataaaataaaaatgttgtaggaatagaaaaatcataggaagtgagatgacatgcatatCAATTCTTATaaaaaagagatgtcatttgatgcATAGAATAAAATTTTTTCCATTGAATCTTAGCTAATGTttttttttcctccaaaatgtgaaggattgatccctatcctatataggaataggaatccattcctacaaaccaaagggttTCAAAGGAAATTTTCCTACGCAAATCCTATTCTATAGAAATCCTATGACATTCCTACAAACAAAGGAGGCCTTAGGCCTCATTTGGTTtagaggaatttcataggaattctagaggataggattcttataggatttttttctttagagccctttggttcataggaatggattcctattcctacataggattggttcctatcctccacatttcatagaaaaataaaaaagagcctagactcaatggaaaaattcctttaatgtcaaccaaatgacatcttgttttctattcctactcataggatttgagatacatgtcatctcatttcctacaagattcctattcctatgataatcctatcctatgaaccaaatgaggccttAGCCTTAATGGGTAAGGCAAAATGTTGTTTGCCATGCCCCCCCGCCCCCCCCGCCCCCCCACCCCAAAAAAAAGCCAATGGATGCAGTCACACATTCATGTTCGTTGCATTTGAATTGAAAATACTTCAGATTCTGAAAACCACTTGCTTAAAGCTGCAAAGTATTCTTTAGCAAAATATAATAAGAAGGCAACAACACTGTCATCAATGTGTCAATctaaaaatatattttttaaatgGATATGGACAAAATTGTTAGGTGGACATGAGTGGGAATAAGAGCTGCGAATGATGTCGACTCCTCACCCGGAAAAGTGATAATTCACTCTGGTTGGCTACAGGAACATGAAACCATGATTGGCTACTACATAGTGTAGTAGTGACAAGATTCCCTCGCCAAAGATATCTGCAAGCTGCAGGCAGGAGCTGAGGTGAAATCCGATGGAggggagcggcggcggcaggcACTTCATCCTCGTACACGGCCTCTGCCACGGCGCGTGGTGCTGGTACAAGCTGGTGCCGATGCTCCGCGCCGCGGGGCACCGCGTCACCGCGCTGGACATGGCGGCGTCCGGTGCGCACCCGGCGCGCATGGACGAGGTGGAGTCCTTCGAGGACTACTCGCGGCCGCTGCTCGACGCCGTCGCCGCGGCACCGGCAGGCGAGAGGCTGGTCCTGGTCGGGCACAGCCTCGGCGGGCTCAACCTCGCGCTCGCCATGGAGAGATTCCCGCGCAAGGTCGCCGCGGCCGTGTTCCTCGCCGCGTGCATGGCGTGCGCCGGCAGGCACATGGGCGTCACCATCGAGGAGGTAGGCTAACCCTCCCAGAATCAAGCTCAAGGCCCTCGATGAGCTCACATGGCCATTTTTCCAGAGCTCAGATGTGGACAATCATGGCTAATTTCTCGCGACTGTTGATAGTTCTCCAGAAGAACCCCAGCCGATTTTTTCATGGACAGCAAGATCATGGTTCTGAACACAGATCAAGGCCCTCGGCCTGCCGTCGCGCTTGGCCCCAAATTGTTGGCAGCGAAATTGTACGATCGAAGCTCAGTCGAGGTAACATACCAGCATAACAAAGAAAATATCTGCTTTTGAGTTTTGATGTCAACCAACCAACAGCCTTTCTAGTACTATCATACTCGCAACATGGACGCAGGACCTGACGCTGGCCACGTTGCTGGTGAGGCCGGGCTGCCAGTTCGTGGACGATCCGTTGATGAGGAACGAGGCTCTGCTCACCGACGCCAACTACGGCTCGGTGAAGAAGGTGTACGTGGTGCTCAAGGACGACGCTTCCACCTCCGAGGAGATGCAGCGCTGGATGGTCGACCTGAGCCCTGGCACAGAAGCcgaggagctcgccggagccgacCACATGGCTATGTGCTCCAAGCCCAGGGAACTCTCTGATGTGTTGCTCAGGACCGCCAACAAGTATGACTGAGGATGGTTGTGCACACCCAGCCGTACGTACAACCAGTGGCGGACCCAGAAATTGTTGACGCCCCAGGTGAACAACTAATGGTTAAAAACTACCCAAAAAAACTTCAATTTCAAGGCATATAAGAATCAATCTATGTTTTGCATAACTAATAAGAAACCAAACATGATATTCAATGACAGCATTTGTTCCATAATGGCTCAACTAATAAATCAAGACAAATCAAAAGACAATATGTGGCATAGATAAATGATACAGAAGATTGATACCAAATGAAATGATTGGTTGATCCGAGCCTCCCATGACTACATCTTCAATAGCAGACATCGCTAAACCTTTAATTATCAATTTTGAAATGCGAATCAGTGCATAATATAGCAGACAAAACTAATTAACAATAGATGCAAAATGTGGAAACTTACGTGTAGGACAAGGCAAAACACCTTTACGTGTGCGATAACCTTGAAATCGCTCAATGATCTTGGATTCTTCGATGCTAACAAATACATCTCTCTCAATGTAACATACCATTCTATGATTCATCCAATCATCACCCATTTTGTTCCTCAATCTGGTCTTGATAATGCTCATTGCTGAGAATGCCCTTTCCACGGTTGCGGAGAATGCCCAATCAAATCTCTAAAATGTTGCCACCTTTGGGTCTTTCTTTATGAACAAGTCCAACAACTCTTTAAAGTTACCCTTATTCATTGAGCTAGTAGACTCATCATGACCACGAAAAGCAAGAGCTTGTACTATCAAAAATTTGACAATACCCAATATAATCAAGAGACGGGCTTTGTATTCTTCTTCTTGCTTCTGAGAACCCCTATCAAAGACATGTGGCAGATTTTGTCTTTGATTTTTGAAATCCTCATAATGTTGCCTAGATTTATTATGAGCACTATCATGCTTGCCAACATGTTGATTAAAAACTTTAGGTCCATCCTTCCAAGATTTGAATCCATTTCTCGTGAATGCTTCAATACCATAGTTTTCAGCTCTTAGTTGCTTAAACAGAAAACAATAAAAGTAAAAGGCTGATCTTTTTTCAATGCTATATTCCAACCAGCCGCGATGATCATTGAACCAATAGTTATGAAAGCTCCTACCATTTATCTTTTCATATGTATGATTAGTTGGTTGGCAAGGACCCATACTAATGTACTCCCTTCTAGCAAGATCTCTAATGTTTGGATCTAACTCCTCAATTGGTATTCTCTTACCGGGGTCAGATTCAACATC from Triticum urartu cultivar G1812 chromosome 3, Tu2.1, whole genome shotgun sequence encodes:
- the LOC125549112 gene encoding probable esterase PIR7A, which translates into the protein MEGSGGGRHFILVHGLCHGAWCWYKLVPMLRAAGHRVTALDMAASGAHPARMDEVESFEDYSRPLLDAVAAAPAGERLVLVGHSLGGLNLALAMERFPRKVAAAVFLAACMACAGRHMGVTIEEFSRRTPADFFMDSKIMVLNTDQGPRPAVALGPKLLAAKLYDRSSVEDLTLATLLVRPGCQFVDDPLMRNEALLTDANYGSVKKVYVVLKDDASTSEEMQRWMVDLSPGTEAEELAGADHMAMCSKPRELSDVLLRTANKYD